The following DNA comes from Leifsonia sp. 1010.
GGCGAAGAACTTCTCTGCCGCGGCCTTCTTGGCAGCATCGGCCTGCGCGGTCACCGCGGCCGAGATACCGATCGCGGAGGCTGCAGCGCCCTTCGGCCCGGCGGGGATGCCGGCGATGCCGTAGTCGATCTTGTTCTCGGTGGCGACGCCCGCCATCCACGGTCCGCCGATCTCCATCGCGGCCTTGCCGGAGGAGAACAGCTTGTCGGAGGCGACGCCGTCGAGCCCGGTCGGCGAGATCTTGTCGGCGGTGACGGCCTTCGCCCAGTACGACAGGGTCTCGGCGTTCTCGGAGGAGTCGAGGACCGACTTCGAGCCGTCGACGATCTTCCCGCCGTTGCCGTAGAACAGGCTCGCCCAGACGCCGTTGCCGACGGTGGCGTGGTCGGGGAGCGCGAGGCCGTACTGCTCGGGCGTGCCGTCGCCGTTCTCGTCGACGGTGAGCTTCTTGGCGTCGGCCACCCACTCGTCCCAGGTCTTCGGGAACTCGGTGATGCCGGCCTTCTCGAACAGCGCCTTGTTGTAGATGACCGAGAGCGGGACGAAGCCGGTGGGGATGCCGTAGTAGGAGTCGTCGACCTTCTCCATCTCGACCGCTGCTGGCCGCAGAGAAGCGCTCTTCGTCGCACTGCTGTCGTAGAAGTCGTCGAGCTTGGCGAAGGCGCCCTTCGACGCGTACACCGGGAGGGTCTCGGCCGGCATCGCGACGATGTCCGGCCCCTTCTTGGCGGAGAGAGCCGGGAGAAGGGTGTCGCCGATGACCGCCCACGTCTTCGTTGTGGTCTTGATCGTGATCTTGTCCTGCGACTTGTTGAAGTCGTCGACGATCGCGTCGAGCACCTTGCCGTCTGCCTCGGTGTAACCGTGCCAGAAGGTGAGGGTGACGGGGCCGGAGTCACCGGAGCCGGGGGAGGTGGAGCAGCCGGCCAGCGCGAGAGAAGCGCCGGCCGCGACGGCCAGCGTCGCAAGCAGTTTCTTCATTGAATGCCTCTCATGGGACCGACCGCTCATCGTCGATCGGATCGGGTTTACAACGATGTAATCAACGTTGTAAATGGGAGTATAGGCAGGCGGCGGAGCGGGCGTCAAGCCGAAAGTCGCTCACCCCCCGTTCGGCCGGAACCGGCACGACGCCCCGATCTGTGCCAGACTCCGCGGCAAGGGGTATGGAAGGCGAATCTCGTCGTATGCCAGGACCCCTCATTCGGGCGGGGGCCTTCGTGGCCGATTCGACATCCATTTCTTCTTCACCTTCTTTCGGCGCGCGCATCGGCGCGGGCGCGATCGCTGCGGCTCTTCTCGCGCTGCTCGGCCTGGGCTTCGGCCCGGCTGCGGCGCACGCGGACACCACTCTCGACGGACCGGTGGACATCGGAACCGCCGCGCCCTTCGGCGTACTCGGGGCGAGCGAGGTGACGAACACCGGGCCGACCGTCGTCGACGGCGATGTCGGCGTTTCTCCCGGCTCGTCGATCACCGGGTTCGGCGGCGCTCCGGACGGCGCGCTCACCGGAACCCTGCACCAGACCGACGCCGTCGCCGCTCAGGCGCAGAGCGACGTGACGACGGCCTTCAACACCGCCGGCGGCCTCACTCCGACGACCTCCGGCATCGGCGAGCTCAACGGGCTGTCGTTGACGCCCGGCGTCTACTCGGGTGGCGCGCTGTCGCTCGCGGACAACGGAGCGCTGACCCTCGCCGGCAGTGCGACCTCGGTCTGGGTGTTCCAGGCGGCGAGCACGCTCACCATCGGATCGGCGACGCACATCACGATGACCGGCGGCGCGACCGCCTGCAACGTCTTCTGGAGGGTCGGGTCGTCGGCGACGCTGGGCACGGCCGCGCAGTTCATCGGGACCGTGCTGGCCGACCAGTCCATCACCGCGACGACCGGTGCGACGATCGAGGGCCGGCTGCTGGCGAGCAACGCGGCGGTCACCCTCGACACCAACACGGTGACGGCCCCGACGGGATGCCCGCCGCCGGGCACCCCCGTCACGACCTCGAGCCCGTCCATCACCTCCGGAACGCCGACCGCCCCGGTCGCCGGGACGCCGTACGCGTTCACGGTGACCGCCTCCGGTGCCCCGTCGCCGACGTTCACCGTGACCGCCGGGGCCCTCCCGGCCGGTCTCACCCTGAACGGCACCACCGGAGTCATCTCCGGCACGCCGACCACGCCCGGTTGGTCGGCCGTGACCATCACCGCGTCCAATGGGCAGGGCCCCGACGCGTCTGCGACCTACACCTTCGTGACAGCGCCGGCGGCAGTGCTCGCCGGGGCGGAGGGGGTGCTGCCGACCGGCCCGGAAGGCGCGACCGCATCGCTCGCAGACAGTGGGAGCGACCTCGTCCTTCCGTTCGCGGCGGCTCTCGCGCTGGTCGTCCTGGGGTTCGTGGCGCGTCGGTTCGCGGTGTCCCGCTCGGTGCGCGGCCGGCTCTAAGCGGGCACGTTCGGGCTGTACGGCACGTGAAGTGTGTCGGCGAAGCGCGTGAACAGCGAGGCGTCGCCCTCCAGTTGCACCGCGCCGGTCGCGATCGCGGTGTCCGCATCCAGCTCTCCCGCGAGGAGGTCGCGGATCTGCGGTCCGGCCGTGATGATGAGGTCCGGCGCCTCGGCCGCGCCGGGGCCCACGGTGATGACGCCGTCGCGCATGATGAGGTGCGTCACCACGTCGCCGACGCGGACGGTGTAGGCCGTGTCCCACTCCTTCGGGACGACGCCGTCGCCCGCGGCGACCTTCAGTGCAGCGGCGATGGATGCGGTCGTCACGATCTCGCCTTCGCGCGGGGTCCGCATCCCGCCGGCGCCCCAACGCGACAGCGCATCCATCGCCGGGCCGAGCTCCTCGCCCCGCGGTGTGAGCCGGTAGGCGACCGCCCGCTCACCGCCCGACGGGGCCATCCGCTCGACGATGCCCTCCTCCTCGAGCTCTTTCAGCCGGGAGGCGAGGGTGTTCGTGGGGATGCCGGGAAGGCCGGAGACGAGGTCGGAGTAGCGCTGCGGGCCGACGCTCAGATCGCGGAGGATCAGCAGGGTCCACCGCTGCCCGACGATCTCGGCTGCGCGTGCGAGACCGCAGAACTGCCCGTAGTGCTGGTTCGTCATGAATCTCACTGTAGCACTTGACTTCATTATTTGCAGTGTGCTTTATTTTTTGAAGTACATCCGATGAAGGAGAACGCCATGACCGACACCATCGACCGCGCAGAGCTCGCCAGTGAGCCGATCCCGGTCGCCACCGCGGCACGCAACCGCACCGCGCTCGCCCTGCTCCTCGCCGCCGTCTTCGTCGTGTTCCTCAACGAGACGATGATGGGTGTCGCGCTCCCGCGCATCCAGGAGTCCCTCCATATCGACGCAACCCAGGGCCAGTGGCTCACGACGGCGTTCGCGCTGACGATGGCCGTCGTCATCCCCGTCACGGGCTGGCTGATGCAGCGGCTCAACACGCGGCCCGTCTTCATCGTCGCGATGTCGAGCTTCGTGATCGGAACCCTCATCGCGGCCCTGTCGCCGGTGTTCGAGACGCTCGTCGTCGGCCGGGTCGTCCAGGCCGTCGGCACCGCGATCATGATGCCGCTCATGATGACCACGGTGATGACGATCGTCGCGGAGGAGCAGCGCGGCCGGGTCATGGGACGCGTCTCGATCGTGATGTCCGTCGCACCCGCGATCGGTCCCATCGTGTCGGGCGCGCTCATCCAGGTGCTCCCGTGGCAGGGACTGTTCTGGGTGATGCTGCCGATCGGTCTCGTCATGGTCGCCATCGGTGCGCGTCGGGTCCCGAATGTGTCGGAGACGCGGAAGGTGCGACTGGACTCGCCCTCGGTCATCCTCTCGGCGCTGGCCTTCTCGGCGCTCGTGTTCGGCCTCAGCCAGATCGGCGCCGCGGCGGTCGGCTCGGCGGCGGTCCAGCCGTGGATCCCCATCGTCGTCGGCCTGATCACGCTGGCGTTCTTCGTCTGGCGGCAGCTGGTGCTGCAGCGCACGGACTCGGCGCTGCTCGACCTGCGCACCTTCCTCTCCCGCGACTTCGCGGTGTCGGTGTCGATGATGACCGCCGCCATGGTGTCCCTCTTCGGCGCCTTCATCGTGCTGCCCCAGTTCGCGCGCTACACCCTGGGTCTCGAGCCGCTCTGGGTCGGCGCGATCCTGCTCCCCGGCGGCCTGCTGATGGGGCTGGCCGGTCCGACGGTCGGCCGGCTGTACGACCGGTTCGGGCCGCGGCCGCTCGTGATCCCCGGGTCGATCGGACTCGCCGTCGCCCTCTGGACGCTGGCGCTCGGTCTCGGCGAAGGGTCGTCGTGGGTCGTGCTGCTCGGCGCGCACATCGTCCTGATGCTGTCCCTGGCGTTCCTCTTCACGCCGGCGTTCAGCTCGTCGCTGGGCTCGCTCCCGCCGCGGCTGTACTCGCACGGCAGCGCCACCATCGCCACGCTGCAGCAGGTCGCCGGCGCCGCGGGAACGGCCATCTTCGTGGCCCTGTACGCGACCGGCGTCGCCTCGACCGGAGGCGCCGACCCGGACCTGCCGACGGCCGCGGCCGCTGCTCAGGGCTCGCACCTCGCGTTCCTCGCCGGCGGCATCCTGTCGCTCGGGGTCATCGTCCTGGCGCTCTTCGTCCGGAAGCCCGCCGCGGGCGCCGAGTCGGTGCCGGAGCTGGAGGTCGCGGAGGCCTAACCGGCGGTGCGTTCGAGATAGGCACCCAGGGCGTCGAGCAGGCCCCGGGTGCCGCTCTCGCGTCCGGGGCCGTCGGCCCAGAACTGGTCGAAGAAGACGCCGTGCTCCACATGGGTGAAGCGGGTGCCCTGCTCGGTCGGCTCGAACTCCAGCGAGGCGACGGACGTCGACATGTGGTCCCCGTCGATCCACATGTCGTAGGTGGTGACGATGCGGACGTGCTCGACGATGTCGGTGTACGTCGCTTCGTACCGCGACACAGGGCCGTGGTGGAACTTCCCCTCGGCGACGTCCCTCCCGCCGACGCGGAAGTCGAAGGACCACTCGCGCGGCTCCATGGCATCGCCGGCTCCCCACCAGCTCAGCTTCTGCTGCTCGTCGGCGAAGGCGTCCCAGACGCGCTCGGGCGGGGCGGGATAGTCGCGGGTGAGGGTGAATCCGGCGCGGGCGAGGCGGCGTTCGATCGTCATGGCAGCGTCCTAGCGGGTGAGGGTGACGTGGATGGTGCCGCTCTCGGCGACCTCTGTGGTCACGGTGTGCGTCCGGTCCATGCCGGTCAGGTCGTCGAACAGCCGATTGCCGCGGCCCAGGAAGATCGGCGTGATCATGAGGTGGAGGTCGTCCACCAGTCCGGCCCGCAGGAAGGCGCGGGCCGTGCGGTACCCGCCGCCCACCCGGACATCCTGTCCGCCCGCGGCCTCGGTCGCCTCGGCGAGCACCTCCTCCGGAGAGGCGTTCCGGAAGTGGAAGGTCGTGCCGCCGTCCATCTCGATCGCGGGGCGGGGCGCGGTGCTGGTGAGTACGAAGACCGGGGTGCCGAAGGGCGGCCTGTCGCCCCACCATCCCTTCCACTCCGGGTCGTCGGGGAACGAGTGGAGGCCGAACATCCCGGCGCCCAGGATCTCGGCGCCGACGCCCTCGAAGAACTCGCGGCCGACCCGGTCGTCGACGCCGGTGGTGCCGGCCCCGCTCGTGTCGCCGAAGATGCGCTCGCGGAACGTCCGGGTTGATGCCCAGGCGGCCGTGAGGCGGCCCCAGTCCTCGCCCATCGGGTTGTCGGGAGACGCGTCGGACGGCGTGTAGCCGTCGAGCGAGGCGAAGAGGTTCATGCGGACGCGGGTCATGTCAGGTGTCCTTCGGGGTAGGCGCCGAGGCGCGGGCGAGGTGGATGCCGAGGCGGTCGGCCTGGTGCTCGGCGGGCGTGCGCTGCTCGCCGAGCCAGAGGTGCAGGATGTCGAGAGCGCCCGGCCGCAGGCTCACGGTGCGCACGCGCCCGTGCTTCTCGGAGGTGACCACTCCGGCGTTCTCGAGCACGTTCAGGTGCTGCATGAACGACGGCAGCGCCATCGGGAACGGTTCGGCGAGCTCGCTCACCACCGCCGGTGACGCCGCCAGCCGCTCCACGACGGCTCGCCGCGTGGGGTCCGCGAGAGCGCGGAGCACGGCGTCGAGCTCGTCGTGATACTTAGGCACATGCCTAAGTGTGGCGGTGACGGCCGCGTTCGTCAACCCGTGGTCAGGGTTTGGCGCCGTTGCTGAACGAACCGTGCAGGGTGGTGTCGGCGAACACCGTGGTGTCGATAACCGAGCGGACCGCATCCAGCGTCGCCGGGTCCGCGCCGTCGACGAGCACCGTCAGCGAGCCGTACTCGACGCGCATGGTGTACGGGATGGACGCCTCCAGCGAGGTGACGTGCGGCGTCGCCGCCAGGCGCGCGAGGCCCTCAGCGACGTCCGTGGAGGTCTCGATCGGGATGGTCTGGTCGAAGGTCCGGCTGTAGTGGACCATCGTCTCGATGTGCCCCGGCCCGGCCGGCACCGTCAGGGAGAGGCTCACACCAGTCCACGCCAGGTGCTGCGCCATCGTCGTCGGCACCGCCGCGGCCTGGGCGGGTGTGGCCTCCGCCTTCATCACGACGTCGACCCGGCTCGAGAAGTGGTTGGAGACGACCCGGCAGTCCGGACGGTCCGGATCGTCCGAGGCGGTTCGTGAGTTCGACGTGGTCTCGCGCACCGTATCGACGCCCGCGAGCTTTCGGACGGCCGTCACGGCGTCCCGGATCTCTCCGGCGACCTGCGGATCGAGCGTCGGAGCCGGCGTCGGGGACGGATCCGGCTCGGCGCCGCGGGGAAGGCAGGGCTCCTCGGGCGCAACGGAGTCCCGACCGGTCGCATCCCGCGCCAGCCCCTCGATCATCGAGCACCCGGACAGGAGGGCGGCGGCGCAGACGATGGCCAGGACGGTGGCGGCGCGGCGAAGCATAGGCTTGAGGCTAATGCGGTGGCCCGCCGCGGGCGTCAGCCTCCGGGATGAGCTCGGCTGAGTGCCCGGCGCACCCCCTCGACGTAGTCGGTCGGCTGCTCCCAGGCGGCGAAGTGACCGCCGTGCGGGAACTCCAGCCAGTCGACGATGGAGAAGAACCGCTCGACGAACTGCCGCGGGGCGTTGACGAGGTCGCGCGGGAACACCGTCATGACCGTCGGGATCTCGATCCGCGGCCAGTTCTTCGGTGCCGCAGCCGCGTACGGAGTGAAAGACGTGCCGATCGCGCCGGTGTACCAGTACGCAGAGATCCAGGTCAAAGCCTCGTCGGGGGTGAACGCCCGGCGGAGGTCGCCGTCGGAGTCCGTCCAGTCGATGAGTTTCTCCAGAATCCACGCGGCCATCCCCGCCGGGGAGTCGCCGAGCCCCACCGCGAGGGTGCGCGGGCGGGTGGACTGCTCGTGCATGTACCCGCCCTCGCGCTGCTGCCAGTCGCGGCCCCGCTCCACGTAAGCGCGCTCCGTCTCGTCGAGGTCGTCGGGGAGCCCGACCAGGAAGTGGTACTGCGACAGGTCGGTCAGATGCAGGGCGCTGACGTGCGAGCCGTGGCGGCCGGCGATGGCCTCCCCGACATCGCATCCCACGTCGCCCGCCGAGATCACGTACCGGTCGAACCCGAACTCGGTCATGGCGGCGGCGACGGCGTCCGCCATCTCGACCGACGACATCCCGCCGCCCTCCACGGGTGCGGCGAACGGGTACCCGGGCAGAGCGGGGAGGACGAGCGTCACATCGTCGAGCAGGGGCAGGATGCGCTCGAACCGCAGCACCGAGTCCGGCCAGCCGTGCAGGAGGAGGACGACGGGCGCATCCTCGCGGTCGGCCGGGCGGACGATCGCGCGGATGGGCACGGCGGTGTCCTCGGTCTGCACCCACGGCCACGAGGCGACTCGCCGCTCGTGCTCGCGCCAGTCGTAGTCGTCCGCCCAGTACCGCAACAGGTCGCTGAGTACCTCGGGGTCGACGCCTCCGAGGCCGTCGCGCTGCGCCAGGGGCACCCTCCGGAACCGCTCGAGGCGCGAACGCAGGTCGGCGACCGCCTCCTCCGGTACCGGCTCGAGCACGTGACGCTTCATCTCTCCTCCTCCGCAGCCGCGCTGCGCGTCGTCGCTTTCACGCCGGTGCCCTCATGCCGACGCCGTCCGGATCCTCACCTCGCGCTCCATGCGCTTCTCGTGGCGTTGCCGGCCCTTCGCGGCCTCCAGCTCGCGGCTCTTCGGCGGGGCGTTGGTCACCAGCTGGTCGAGCATCCGTCTGGTCGCCTCGGCGATCTCGTCGATCGCCTGTTCGAACGCCGCGGTGTTGGCCCGGGAGGGATGCGTCGAGCCGCTGACTTTGCGGACGAACTGGAGGGCGGCCTCCCGCACTTCATCGTCGGTCGTGGGCGGTTCGAAGTTGTGAAGGCAACGGATGTTCCGGCACATGCCGCGACGATATACCGCCCACCGCCCTCCTCCCAACCGCCCACCGTCGAGTCCGCGATCTTTGCACGCTCGGGGTGCGGAAAGCGGTAAGTCTGTGCGGACTCGACGGTGGAGGGAGGGGGCGACGGTGACCGGTCAGGGGGTGAGGACGATGCGACCGAAGACGGCGCCCTCATCCATGAGGCGGTGGGCGTGCGCCGCGCGTTCGAGCGGCATGACCTCGTGCACCACCGGGTGCAGCTCAGCGCGGGTGGCGGCCTCGAACAGCTCCGCCCGGGCGGTGGAGCGCGCGGCCGGTGTGATGGAGTCGAGGCTGAAGGCGGCGACGGATCGCGACGCCTGGAAGCCCTGCAGCAGGCGCGCCCCGAAGTCGGCCGGCGGGAAGCCCGCGACCGCGCCGACCAGGACGAGACGGCCGTTGGGCGCGAGGCGGTCGATGAACGCGGGCATGCCGTCGCCTCCGACGATGTCGACGATCACGTCGAACGGGCGGGACGCCCCGTCGGGCCCGTGCCCGGACCGGTCGAGCACGTCCGTCGCCCCGAGCGCCGCAAGCCGACGGCCCCTCTCGGCGGACGAGGTCGTCACGGCCACCGCGGAAGCGCCCCCGCGTGCTGCCAGCTCCACCGCGGCGATCCCGATGCTGCCGCTGCCACCGCGGATGAGCACCGAGTCGCCCGGCGCGAAGGGTGCGCGGGCGAGCGCGAAGCGCGCGACGGGTGCTGCGCTGCCGATCGTCACCGCATCCACGGCCGACAGGTCGTCGGGGAGCGGGGTGACGTCCTCCACCGAGGCGACGGCGCGCTCGCTGTAGCCGCCCGATCGGCCCGTGAACGCCCAGACGCGGCGACCGACCCAGGAAGGGTCGACGCCGTCGCCGACCCGGGCGACCGTACCGGCGACCTCGCTGCCCGGGATCATGCCCTGCGGGTAGCTCGAACCGAGCGTCCCGCGCCGGATCACCGCGTCGACGCCTCCGACGCCGATCGCCTCCGTCTCGATCAGCAGCTGCCCGGCGTCGGCCTCCGGCTCTGGTGCGTCGACGACCGCCATTCCGCTCGGGTCGCCGTATTCCTGAATCGCAATCGCTCGCACGTCTTCTCCTTCTCGTTGCGGTACTCTCGCACGGTAGTGGACGCCCCCGTCCACTTGATCGAAGTGAGACCGTCGGGAGGACGAATGACTCAGATCCTCCGCTCGGACGCGCAGGACAACCGCGACCGGATCCTGTCGGCGGCGCGCACCCTCTTCTCCGAGCGCGGACTCGACGTCGGGATGCGGGAGGTCGCCCGCCACGCCGAGGTCGGCCCGGCGACGCTCTACCGCCGGTTCCCGACGAAGCAGTCGCTCATCGACGAGGCGTTCCAGGTTGAGATGCAGACGTGCCGGGCGGTCGTCGAGGAGGGCTGCGCCGATCCCGATCCGTGGCACGGCTTCACGTCGGTCATCGAGCGCCTGACTGCGCTCAACGTGCGGAACCGGGGTTTCGTCGACGCCTTTCTGTCGCTCGCGACCGGCTCCGCGGCCTTCGCGCAGCACCGCCGCGAGCTGCTCGGGATGCTGGACGGTCTCGCGACCCGGGCGAAGGCGCAGGGTCGCCTGCGCCCGGACTTCGTGGTCGATGACCTCGTGCTGGTGCTGCTCGCCGGCCGCGGGCTGGGATCCGTGTCGCCCTCGCGGCGGGATGCGGCGGCGCGCCGCTTCGCCGGCCTCGCGATCGACGCCTTCCGGACGGACCGCGCCAGGTCGATCGGCGGGGCGAAATAATCGGGGAATGGACTCCTACTTCGAGCGCATCGACGACACCCGTTTCCGCCCGACCGTCGATGCTGGAGGAGCCTGGAACGACGGCGAGATCCACTTCAGTCCGCTCGGCGGTCTCATCGTGCACGCGATGGACCGCCATCGTGCCGACCGCGACGCGCCTCCTCTCTCGCTCGCGCGGGTGAGCTTCGACATCCTCGGCTTCCTCGCCGCGGACGTGTGCGACATCGCCGTGGAGACCATCCGTCCCGGCCGGACCATCGAGCTGGTGCAGGCGACCGTCGTCATCGCGGGCCGTACGGCCGTGCTCGCGGGGGCCTGGTACACCGTCGACGGCGATACGAGCGAGGTGGCGGGAGGCGAACCGGAGCGGATCGCCCTCCCCGGGCCGGATCGGCGCTGGCCGATGACGGAGACCTGGCCCGGCGGCTACGTGGCCTCGCTCGAGATGCGGGCGGCCGAGGACCCGCGCCCGGGCCGCGCGACCGCGTGGCTGCGCACCGACCGGGCGATCGTCGCCGGTGAGGAGGCCAGCCCGCACGCCGCCTTCATCGCACTGGTCGACACGGCGAACGGAATCGCCGTGCGCCGGCATCCGACCGAGTGGATGTTCCCCAACCTCGACCTGACCATCCACCTGTTCGCCCAACCCACAGGGGAGTGGGTCGGACTCGACACAACGGTCACCTGGGGATCGAGGGGCCAGGGCCTCACCAGCACGGTGCTCCACGACGTCTCCGGCCCGGTCGGACGGGCGGAGCAGATCCTCACCGTCCGGCCGTTGGCCGGGCGCACGCAGCGCCCCTGACATTGCCAACAGTGCCGCGAAGGGATAACGTGAGCGGCGCTCAAATGCAATGGCCCAGCGGCCGATCGCATCCATCAGCTTCACAAGGAGACCCACACGTGAGTGATTCCACCCTCCCCCCGAGTTACCCTGCCT
Coding sequences within:
- a CDS encoding extracellular solute-binding protein codes for the protein MKKLLATLAVAAGASLALAGCSTSPGSGDSGPVTLTFWHGYTEADGKVLDAIVDDFNKSQDKITIKTTTKTWAVIGDTLLPALSAKKGPDIVAMPAETLPVYASKGAFAKLDDFYDSSATKSASLRPAAVEMEKVDDSYYGIPTGFVPLSVIYNKALFEKAGITEFPKTWDEWVADAKKLTVDENGDGTPEQYGLALPDHATVGNGVWASLFYGNGGKIVDGSKSVLDSSENAETLSYWAKAVTADKISPTGLDGVASDKLFSSGKAAMEIGGPWMAGVATENKIDYGIAGIPAGPKGAAASAIGISAAVTAQADAAKKAAAEKFFAYFFTKKVATKWSLGSGWPPLRTDIPSSDVSSNPVVASLTDLVGDARPLLPGVANSTDVLSAVDEATQKALAGGDPSALLKSASTQVQQALGK
- a CDS encoding ice-binding family protein — encoded protein: MADSTSISSSPSFGARIGAGAIAAALLALLGLGFGPAAAHADTTLDGPVDIGTAAPFGVLGASEVTNTGPTVVDGDVGVSPGSSITGFGGAPDGALTGTLHQTDAVAAQAQSDVTTAFNTAGGLTPTTSGIGELNGLSLTPGVYSGGALSLADNGALTLAGSATSVWVFQAASTLTIGSATHITMTGGATACNVFWRVGSSATLGTAAQFIGTVLADQSITATTGATIEGRLLASNAAVTLDTNTVTAPTGCPPPGTPVTTSSPSITSGTPTAPVAGTPYAFTVTASGAPSPTFTVTAGALPAGLTLNGTTGVISGTPTTPGWSAVTITASNGQGPDASATYTFVTAPAAVLAGAEGVLPTGPEGATASLADSGSDLVLPFAAALALVVLGFVARRFAVSRSVRGRL
- a CDS encoding winged helix-turn-helix transcriptional regulator, which translates into the protein MTNQHYGQFCGLARAAEIVGQRWTLLILRDLSVGPQRYSDLVSGLPGIPTNTLASRLKELEEEGIVERMAPSGGERAVAYRLTPRGEELGPAMDALSRWGAGGMRTPREGEIVTTASIAAALKVAAGDGVVPKEWDTAYTVRVGDVVTHLIMRDGVITVGPGAAEAPDLIITAGPQIRDLLAGELDADTAIATGAVQLEGDASLFTRFADTLHVPYSPNVPA
- a CDS encoding DHA2 family efflux MFS transporter permease subunit; the protein is MKENAMTDTIDRAELASEPIPVATAARNRTALALLLAAVFVVFLNETMMGVALPRIQESLHIDATQGQWLTTAFALTMAVVIPVTGWLMQRLNTRPVFIVAMSSFVIGTLIAALSPVFETLVVGRVVQAVGTAIMMPLMMTTVMTIVAEEQRGRVMGRVSIVMSVAPAIGPIVSGALIQVLPWQGLFWVMLPIGLVMVAIGARRVPNVSETRKVRLDSPSVILSALAFSALVFGLSQIGAAAVGSAAVQPWIPIVVGLITLAFFVWRQLVLQRTDSALLDLRTFLSRDFAVSVSMMTAAMVSLFGAFIVLPQFARYTLGLEPLWVGAILLPGGLLMGLAGPTVGRLYDRFGPRPLVIPGSIGLAVALWTLALGLGEGSSWVVLLGAHIVLMLSLAFLFTPAFSSSLGSLPPRLYSHGSATIATLQQVAGAAGTAIFVALYATGVASTGGADPDLPTAAAAAQGSHLAFLAGGILSLGVIVLALFVRKPAAGAESVPELEVAEA
- a CDS encoding SRPBCC domain-containing protein is translated as MTIERRLARAGFTLTRDYPAPPERVWDAFADEQQKLSWWGAGDAMEPREWSFDFRVGGRDVAEGKFHHGPVSRYEATYTDIVEHVRIVTTYDMWIDGDHMSTSVASLEFEPTEQGTRFTHVEHGVFFDQFWADGPGRESGTRGLLDALGAYLERTAG
- a CDS encoding dihydrofolate reductase family protein; the encoded protein is MTRVRMNLFASLDGYTPSDASPDNPMGEDWGRLTAAWASTRTFRERIFGDTSGAGTTGVDDRVGREFFEGVGAEILGAGMFGLHSFPDDPEWKGWWGDRPPFGTPVFVLTSTAPRPAIEMDGGTTFHFRNASPEEVLAEATEAAGGQDVRVGGGYRTARAFLRAGLVDDLHLMITPIFLGRGNRLFDDLTGMDRTHTVTTEVAESGTIHVTLTR
- a CDS encoding metalloregulator ArsR/SmtB family transcription factor: MPKYHDELDAVLRALADPTRRAVVERLAASPAVVSELAEPFPMALPSFMQHLNVLENAGVVTSEKHGRVRTVSLRPGALDILHLWLGEQRTPAEHQADRLGIHLARASAPTPKDT
- a CDS encoding epoxide hydrolase translates to MKRHVLEPVPEEAVADLRSRLERFRRVPLAQRDGLGGVDPEVLSDLLRYWADDYDWREHERRVASWPWVQTEDTAVPIRAIVRPADREDAPVVLLLHGWPDSVLRFERILPLLDDVTLVLPALPGYPFAAPVEGGGMSSVEMADAVAAAMTEFGFDRYVISAGDVGCDVGEAIAGRHGSHVSALHLTDLSQYHFLVGLPDDLDETERAYVERGRDWQQREGGYMHEQSTRPRTLAVGLGDSPAGMAAWILEKLIDWTDSDGDLRRAFTPDEALTWISAYWYTGAIGTSFTPYAAAAPKNWPRIEIPTVMTVFPRDLVNAPRQFVERFFSIVDWLEFPHGGHFAAWEQPTDYVEGVRRALSRAHPGG
- a CDS encoding DUF2277 domain-containing protein, translating into MCRNIRCLHNFEPPTTDDEVREAALQFVRKVSGSTHPSRANTAAFEQAIDEIAEATRRMLDQLVTNAPPKSRELEAAKGRQRHEKRMEREVRIRTASA
- a CDS encoding zinc-binding dehydrogenase, translating into MRAIAIQEYGDPSGMAVVDAPEPEADAGQLLIETEAIGVGGVDAVIRRGTLGSSYPQGMIPGSEVAGTVARVGDGVDPSWVGRRVWAFTGRSGGYSERAVASVEDVTPLPDDLSAVDAVTIGSAAPVARFALARAPFAPGDSVLIRGGSGSIGIAAVELAARGGASAVAVTTSSAERGRRLAALGATDVLDRSGHGPDGASRPFDVIVDIVGGDGMPAFIDRLAPNGRLVLVGAVAGFPPADFGARLLQGFQASRSVAAFSLDSITPAARSTARAELFEAATRAELHPVVHEVMPLERAAHAHRLMDEGAVFGRIVLTP
- a CDS encoding helix-turn-helix domain-containing protein, whose product is MTQILRSDAQDNRDRILSAARTLFSERGLDVGMREVARHAEVGPATLYRRFPTKQSLIDEAFQVEMQTCRAVVEEGCADPDPWHGFTSVIERLTALNVRNRGFVDAFLSLATGSAAFAQHRRELLGMLDGLATRAKAQGRLRPDFVVDDLVLVLLAGRGLGSVSPSRRDAAARRFAGLAIDAFRTDRARSIGGAK
- a CDS encoding thioesterase family protein — translated: MDSYFERIDDTRFRPTVDAGGAWNDGEIHFSPLGGLIVHAMDRHRADRDAPPLSLARVSFDILGFLAADVCDIAVETIRPGRTIELVQATVVIAGRTAVLAGAWYTVDGDTSEVAGGEPERIALPGPDRRWPMTETWPGGYVASLEMRAAEDPRPGRATAWLRTDRAIVAGEEASPHAAFIALVDTANGIAVRRHPTEWMFPNLDLTIHLFAQPTGEWVGLDTTVTWGSRGQGLTSTVLHDVSGPVGRAEQILTVRPLAGRTQRP